From one Leptidea sinapis chromosome 22, ilLepSina1.1, whole genome shotgun sequence genomic stretch:
- the LOC126971001 gene encoding guanine nucleotide-binding protein G(s) subunit alpha, which produces MGCFGSPGAKSGEDDAKSQKRRSDAITRQLQKDKQVYRATHRLLLLGAGESGKSTIVKQMRILHVNGFSDKERREKIEDIKKNIRDAILTITGAMSTLTPPIPLEKSENKARVDYIQDVASQPDFDYPAEFYEHTEELWKDHGVQRTYERSNEYQLIDCAKYFLDKVHIIKQPDYTPTEQDILRCRVLTSGIFETQFVVDKVNFHMFDVGGQRDERRKWIQCFNDVTAIIFVTACSSYNMVLREDPTQNRLRESLDLFKSIWNNRWLRTISVILFLNKQDLLSEKIVAGKSRLEEYFCEFARYQTPPDATPDARDQPEVARAKYFIRDEFLRISTASGEGKHYCYPHFTCAVDTENIKRVFNDCRDIIQRMHLRQYELL; this is translated from the exons ATGGGCTGCTTCGGGTCTCCAGGTGCCAAGAGTGGCGAGGATGACGCCAAGTCCCAGAAGCGGCGGAGTGACGCCATCACTCGCCAACTCCAGAAGGATAAACAG GTGTACCGCGCAACACATCGACTGCTCCTGCTGGGCGCAGGGGAGTCGGGCAAGTCCACGATTGTGAAGCAGATGCGTATCCTGCACGTGAACGGGTTCTCCGACAAGGAGAGACGAGAGAAGATCGAGGACATCAAGAAGAACATACGGGACGCCATACTT ACAATAACAGGAGCAATGAGCACCTTGACCCCGCCCATACCACTCGAGAAGTCGGAGAACAAAGCGCGCGTCGACTATATACAA GATGTGGCTTCACAACCTGACTTCGACTACCCAGCAGAGTTCTACGAGCATACGGAGGAACTGTGGAAAGACCACGGGGTTCAGCGGACGTACGAGAGAAGCAATGAGTACCAGCTCATTGATTGCGCGAAATA CTTCCTAGACAAGGTTCACATCATAAAGCAGCCGGACTACACGCCCACGGAGCAGGATATTCTGCGTTGTCGTGTGCTCACCTCCGGGATTTTCGAGACGCAGTTTGTCGTCGACAAAGTTAATTTCCA CATGTTCGACGTGGGCGGTCAACGCGACGAGCGTCGCAAGTGGATCCAGTGCTTCAACGACGTGACGGCCATCATCTTCGTGACGGCGTGCTCGTCCTACAATATGGTGCTGCGAGAGGACCCCACGCAGAACCGGCTGCGGGAGTCGCTCGACCTCTTCAAGAGTATATGGAACAACAG ATGGCTGCGCACGATATCCGTGATCCTGTTCCTCAACAAGCAGGACCTGCTGTCCGAGAAGATCGTGGCGGGCAAGTCCCGGCTGGAGGAGTACTTCTGCGAGTTCGCTCGCTACCAGACGCCGCCCGACGCCACTCCCGATGCGCGCGACCAGCCCGAGGTCGCGCGGGCCAAGTACTTCATACGAGACGAGTTTCTG CGTATCAGTACTGCGAGCGGCGAGGGCAAACACTACTGCTACCCACACTTCACGTGCGCCGTCGACACGGAGAACATCAAGCGTGTGTTCAACGACTGCCGCGACATTATCCAGCGGATGCACCTGCGACAGTACGAGCTGCTCTAA